The bacterium genome includes the window GTAGGCATGACTTTCGCTGCAGCCCTTCGTAGCATTCTTCGCCAAGACCCTGATAAAATCCTCGTAGGTGAAATTCGCGATCTCGAAACCGCCCAGATCGCTGTACAAGCTGCCCTTACAGGCCATATCGTCTTTAGCACTCTGCATACCAATGATGCTCCCAGCACCATCACTCGTATGCGCGATATGGGTTTGCAATCCTACCTCATCAACGCCTGCGTTGAAGGGGTGCTTGCGCAAAGGCTCGTTCGTAAAATCTGCATCAATTGTCGTGAAGAATTCCAACCCGGCCCGGATCAACTTTTGGAGCTCAACCTGACCCCAGAAATGGTTGCAGGCAAAAAGTTCTTCTACGGCAAAGGCTGCGATACTTGCAATAATACAGGCTATAAAGGCCGTATGGGCATCCACGAACTTCTTGTTATGACTGATGAACTTCGCGATTTAATCTCTAAAGAAGCTTCTACCGATGAACTTCGCGATCTTTGTGTTAAATCAGGTATGAAAACTTTACGCTGGTCCGGGGTTAATGCCATTCATCAAGGCCTTACCACTATGGAAGAAATCATTCGCGAGACCGTTACCGAGGAATAATCTTTCACGATTCCCTCTTCAGGAGTTTTGTTATGGCTAGTTTTAAATTCGAAGCGATGGATACCACAGGCACCGAAGTCAAAGATTCCGTCGATGCCGCTACCGAAGAAGAAGCCCAACAGAAAATTCGCCAAATGGGGTACTTCGTCACGAAGATTACCCAGGTGGCGACCAAAAAAGGCAAAGAGAAGAAGAAGGGCGGCAAGAAGAAGCGAGGCTTCACCATCGGGGGTGTCTCGGGTAAAGCCCTTTGTACCTTCACCAGGCAGTTTTCTACCCTGCAAGATGCAGGCCTCCCTATCCTTCGTTCTCTTCGTATTCTCGAAGGCCAGATGAAAGCCGGTATCCTTAAATACGCCATTGCGGATGTTATCGAAGATGTCGAATCTGGTTCCACCCTCTCCGAAGCTTTTGGCAAACACCCCAAATGCTTCGATCGACTTTATGTCAACATGGTAAAAGCTGGTGAAGCCGGCGGTGCGCTCGAAGTTATTCTTCAGCGCCTTGCAGATTTTAAAGAAAAAGCCCAGACCCTCAAACGCAAAATCACTGGTGCGATGATCTACCCAGCCGTGGTTATCTTTGTCGCAATCTCCATTCTCGTTTTCATTATGATTTTCATCATCCCCAAATTCGAGAAAATCTTCAAAGATTTCGGTATGAAGCTCCCCACGCTTACCCTATTCCTCATGGCTACCTCGCGCTGGGTCTCTACCTACTGGTATGTGCTTCCTCTGATTCCGCTTACCTTCTGGCTGCTGCTTAAGCTCCTACGCATGAGCAGAACGGGGGGATATGTGCTCGATCGAATGTACCTTTGGATTCCCGTGGTTGGCGGCCTTATAGAGAAAACTGCCATTGCTCAATCCACCCGTACTTTGGGAACTTTGGTTTCCTCGGGCGTGCCCATTCTTGAAGGCTTGGCCATCGTTAAAGCAACTTGTACCAATCAGGTTTTCGAGCGCCTTTACCAGCGCGTTTATGAATCCATTCGGGAAGGCGATACCATTTGCCAACCCCTTAGGGAAAGCAAACTCGTTGACGACATGGTGGTTAACATGATCGATGTGGGCGAGGAAACGGGCGACCTCGATACCATGCTTAATAAAGTTGCAGACATTTATGAAGAAGAAGTGAATATCCTTGTCGAAAGCTTGCTTAGCTTGCTCGAACCGATCATGATCGTGTTCCTAGGGGGAGTCATCGGCGGCATCGTTATTGCCTTGTTCATGCCCCTCATCGGTATGCTTGAAGGCTTGAGTAAGTAAGACGGTATGCTTGTAAGGTTGAGTAAGTAGTTGGTTAATGGTTTTGCAAGGGTTCTTGTAGCTCAAAGAATGCCATGTGAGATCTTAGAAACC containing:
- a CDS encoding GspE/PulE family protein, whose amino-acid sequence is ADSAPVRRLINMVFLMAIRDQASDIHFEPFEEDYKMRYKCDGVLFELPPPPKYLANAIASRIKVMANLDIAERRLPQDGRIELTIGGNRVDMRVSTLPTLFGESAVIRLLDKSVVALDINKLGIDATVLATFRELINKPNGVVLVTGPTGSGKTTTLYSALNELNVIEEKIITTEDPVEYEIEGLVQCPINHEVGMTFAAALRSILRQDPDKILVGEIRDLETAQIAVQAALTGHIVFSTLHTNDAPSTITRMRDMGLQSYLINACVEGVLAQRLVRKICINCREEFQPGPDQLLELNLTPEMVAGKKFFYGKGCDTCNNTGYKGRMGIHELLVMTDELRDLISKEASTDELRDLCVKSGMKTLRWSGVNAIHQGLTTMEEIIRETVTEE
- a CDS encoding type II secretion system F family protein, coding for MASFKFEAMDTTGTEVKDSVDAATEEEAQQKIRQMGYFVTKITQVATKKGKEKKKGGKKKRGFTIGGVSGKALCTFTRQFSTLQDAGLPILRSLRILEGQMKAGILKYAIADVIEDVESGSTLSEAFGKHPKCFDRLYVNMVKAGEAGGALEVILQRLADFKEKAQTLKRKITGAMIYPAVVIFVAISILVFIMIFIIPKFEKIFKDFGMKLPTLTLFLMATSRWVSTYWYVLPLIPLTFWLLLKLLRMSRTGGYVLDRMYLWIPVVGGLIEKTAIAQSTRTLGTLVSSGVPILEGLAIVKATCTNQVFERLYQRVYESIREGDTICQPLRESKLVDDMVVNMIDVGEETGDLDTMLNKVADIYEEEVNILVESLLSLLEPIMIVFLGGVIGGIVIALFMPLIGMLEGLSK